Part of the Montipora foliosa isolate CH-2021 chromosome 13, ASM3666993v2, whole genome shotgun sequence genome is shown below.
AAGTTACTCGACTCTCGACGTACGCACCTTATGATCAAAGGGGCCTTAAAATGTTAGATTATGATACTATGATTAAATCCTTAAGACTAAGTTGGTTAAAAAGAATAGTTGACCCAGAATATTCCAATTTTTGGAAGGTATACCTAAATTACTTATTACGGAACGAAGGGGGATTATTTTTAATTCAATATGTAATTATGACTTTAACCAAATAATACTTCCAATAACCTTTTATCGTGAACTATTAGAATGGTGGTCACAAGTTAGAGAAATCGAAGATCCGAACAACATTTATAAACACATTTTATGGAATAACAAGGAAACAAAGATTGAGGGTAAAAGTGTCTTctacaaacatttttttgataataattaacaattattcctcgagcccgaatgggctctgagtcaatagcccattcggccttcggcctcatgggctattgactcagaggccatgagggcaagaggaataattgttttagtaaagtccaactagttggtcaaaaaaatatcgagacaaaacatctttcgctagttaaagctagactttaattgttgttttggttttcaaagccggcgcttttcgctactagtgggctataacaaatagcctactagtagctcaaccaatcagaatgcagcattgataatagaccactagttggattttactaatattaAATATACCGCTGATCTGCTTTATGACATGTCAAATATTACATCTTTGAATGTCGTCAGGGGTGCAGGTTTGAAGTGCTCCAACTTTCTAACGTGGACAGGTCTAAGGCAATCAGTTTTGTTGGAACTGCGTTGTAATATGCCCAACTTGAAACTTATTTTTGATTTGGAAAACTTCAAATGTTGTGATTGTTATTTCTATCTTataaagcaaaaatatgaaaaaccAAGTAATTGGAGAAAGTTGAAGGAAGAATTTAATCTAGAAGACAAACAAGTTTCGGAGGCATTTGTGATGCCACTGAGAGTTGCCGATGAACCTTATTTACGCTCCTTTCAGTATAAgattttaaattcaattttatatGCAAATGAATTACTTTGTAAAATAGGCTACGTTTCAAATCCAAACTGTTCTTTCTGTCAACAGACTATAGAAACAATACCTCACATTTTTTTTACTGTTTCTTTGCTATATCTTTTTGGTAAACTTAAAAGTTGCGAAAGCCTCACGCCAGAACACTGCGATATTATATTGCGGTTCTCAGAGGAGAAGATGGACCTACTAAATTATATACTTATTTTAGGAAAATCGTATTTGTGGACATGCCGttgcaaagaaataaaattacaaaattaaacgagacttaccttagaaagttgaagtttgatggtagttctatcaaatcatttgtaGTGCATCGGGTTAACATGAGATGCGCACGCACCGCCGTGACTCAGTCTTTAAAAGCATTTTGGGCGAACAAACATATATCAAAAAATAATGGGAGGGAACAAAGATAGAGGGCATGGGCATGTTAACCCGATGCACtacaaatgatttgatagaactaccatcaaacttcaacttcctaaggtaagtctcgtttaattttgtaattctaTCAAATCATTACGTACATACGGGTTACCATGAGACTTCAAAGCTGTGAGCCCCAAAATGGACAAGCCAGGAATCAGCCATGTGCTGCAAATGATTTTATTATGAATTATATTTCAACATACGTATATTCAAGCATCCTATTTCTCAACTGTACTTAAGACAGCATTGCTCATCTGATCTGTGATGGCCCCCGGTTCATCATAATATTTCCTAAATGTAGATTCTTGTGACCATCCAGCGAGTTTCATAACAACATCGATTGGAAGGAACTGAGCTGCTTTCATAGTCGAAGCGCTCCTTGTACTATGAGCTTGGTAAATATTAACGTCAATATTAGCTAAACTCAAACATGTTTTCAACCATCTACCTATTGTAGAGCTAGACACTTCATTATGAGGCTTAATGTACGATATCAATAACTTAGAAGACTTTCGTAATGATTGTGTAACTTCAATATAACGCTCAAGTGTAGTGTAAACACACAAAGTTTCTTTCGGGTACTGAAAAAGGCGGACATTTCCAAACACTCGACCTGGTTTGTCTTGTTTAAGATGTCCCGATAAAGAAAAACTAAAGTAGGTTGGGAATTTTTTCATATGTTCCCCTGAAATATCTAAATAACTTAAAGTTTGACATCTTTGTCCAGTTACTAATGCAATAAGCATGACCAATTTCATCGTAAGGTCTTTCAACTTTAATGAATGAAGAGGTGTTAATTGTTCTAAATAGTCAAGGACTTGCTCCACAGGCCAAACTTCTTGGAATTTGGGAATAGGTGGGATTTCGTTAAACGATGTTTCCCTATATTCTGGCTCACGTCTGTATTATCTGCTGTACATAATGCCGAGATGGCTGACCTTGCAGTGTTCAACGATGAATAACTGTAACCTTTGTCATATAAATCATGAAGAAAGTCCAAAACTAATGAAACAGGGGCACGCATAAAAGAGTTTTGCCTTGACAGACAAAATGTGGACCATTTGTCGAGGAACACATCATATTGTTTAACTGTACTCGATCTCCAAGAGGACATGATGACGTTGGCAACTTGTAGCGAAATTCCATGCTCAACAAGGGATTGCCTGACACTCTGCATACCAGTAGGGTGACCTGGAGGGGGTGTCGTTGTTCTCCCAATAAAGGATTCGTCAATGTTTTTCTGGTTGCTTTGAAATAACGTGGCGTGTCCACTAACATGCTtaacaaagaagcaaaataactTTGAGTAGGCCACATAGGTACAATCAAAATCCCAGTGGCCCCATCACCCCGGATTTTTGACAAACAGCGACCCACGAGAACAAACGGGGGAAACGCATAAAATGTATGGGAAGCCCAGTTTAAGGTAAATGCGTCCACATATCGAGCGAACGGATCAGCTTTCCAGGATACATAAACTGGCAATTTGGCATTCACTCGTGATGCAAACAAATCAATGGTAGGTCCAAGGGCAAACACTTTTAATATCTGATTGAATACTTCATCCGTGACACTCCATTCAAGGTTAGGATTGAATTTTCTCGATAACTCATCAGCCTCACAGTTTTCTGTCCCAGGGGTGTGTGCTGCGGACAACCAAATGCTCTTTTCTATCGCCCATTGCCAAATGTCATAAGCAATGCGATTACAACTGTCGGATTGGCATCCCCCCATGGCATTGATGTAACACACGGCCGTTACATTGTCACTCATAATACGTATATGGGTATCGTGTTCAGCGTGACAGAGCGACAACAAACCCCAACGGATTGCTAGTAATTCAAGGCAATTGATGAGTTGATCTTTTTCACTTCTGCACCAAACCCCCTGGGTTTTCATCTCACCCCATTTAGCACCCCACCCTGTTAGGGAGGCGTCGGTTTCAAGGATAGAATGGGGATCTTCGCGCGTGATTTTTCTTACACTAGAATCCACGTGAGTGATCCACCAAGACAATTCCCCTAAACTCTCTGGGGAAAGGACCATGTACGCTTCATAGTCACCCTTACACCGTTTCAAAGCGTCCATTTTGTCTCGATCGAGAGAACGGTAATGCAAAGGCCCATACTGGACCCCCGGAAAAGTGGATATTAATGTTCCAACGAGGGACGCTACTTCTCGTATAGAGTGTTCCTTGTTTACACGTGAAAAATCTCGACAACGCTTAATGATGGCGCTGACTTTTTCCTCTGTCAGCCTCACAGTCATGTCAATAGATGACACTACAAATCCCAAGTATTCTATTTTTTGAGTTGGCACAACCATTGACTTTTTAGGGTGTACTTGGAAGCCCTGCGATATGAATAATTGGACTGCTGTCAATGTGTTCATTAAGCATGTTTCATAAGTATCGCCTTGGTATAAAGAGTCATCAATATAGCCTGCACACGAAATTCCACACTGTCCTCTCAAATAGGCGAACACAGGCTTTAGCGCCTTTGTAAATATACGGGGGGACGATGTCAAACCCATAGGGAGACACCTAAATTGGTAGAGAACTCCCTTCCATATAAACTTCAAAAAACGTTGATGTTCAGGGGCAATAGGAATCGAATAATAGGCGTCCTTCAAGTCCAGGGATGTCATGTAACACCCAGGGGTAATGAGTGGGAGTGTGGCTTCTAGAGTATCCAATTTGAAATGATGATACACCACACTGTCATTAAGAGCTTTTAAATTAAAGATAACACGATAAGTCCCGTCGGGCTTCGGTCTCAAAAATACAGGTGAGATAATCTGGTCATCCTGGGACTCAGAATAGCTCAGAATACCCTTGCTCAGAAATTCTGCCACTTGAGCATCAATAATAACTTTTTCTTgatctgaaaatttattttccaaatggGTCACAGCTGACCAACGCTTCTGCGTAGGAAATTCATCAAATTCAATGTGACAGTGCGAAATGATATCCAAAATTTTAGGATCTGACGTCAATGCCTTCCACTGGGACACAAAATATTGCACTTGCCCCCCAACAAATACACGTTGATTAGCAATAATATTTGTTACCTCGGCTTCTATCTGGCTGGTCTGCGGGAGTATCCTCCCCGGCCCGAACCTAAAAAAGAACCTCTTCCTTCGGTTGCAGTTGAAGAGCGACCACGCCCACCATAGTTTTGTCTGTATCTGCCACGAGCACGCGAGCCACGCCCATATGGGTGGAATCGTTGCTTGCCCAAACCTTGAACTTTCAGGCCAATCTTATTTGCCTTTGTCAAGTCATCGACTTGTTTATTGAGGTCATCTCCAAATAAATTTGTGGTAATGGGTACCGCTGGATTACACAGGGCTTGATAATTCTTGTTGAGGTGCGGCCTCAACAACTCCATTCGGCCTAAATTTAATTGTCGATTGGCAGACAGCGACAGCACAACTGCATGGGTAAGCATAGTTAGCATCTCCTTGCTGTCAGCTTTATCTATCAGCTGGTTGCACACTTTGAGTAAAGCATATAATGATGACATTAAATGTCCTTGGCCTTTTTGAAGGCTTAAATCCAAATTTTTTGGCTCTTGTTTGAGTTGACCCCAAAGCATGGTGTTCACCTTAGGGGCTTCTAGCATTGGACAGTTTTCAGGCTTCAAATATTCTTTCTTCATAGCCAATTGATCTTTAGATAGACCTTCCTTTAAAAGGCTATTCACCAGAACTGCCAACCTCTCACATATGGGTGGCCCATGAGCTTTCTCTGGATTCACTTCTGTGAGTATAGTATCAAATTCTGTGGGTTGGTTGCCAGTTTTGGTAACTTGAGGTGTACTACTTTCACCTTTGTTTGAATCTGTGATTGTTTGCATTAAAGCACTCACATCTAAGTTGTTGTGAGATTCTTCTACATCACTGTAATCATATTCTTCATACAACTCATTAAAACGAGTCTCCATGGTGTCTGCAACTGACTGCATAATGTCAGTTTTAAACTCAGTAAACATGTTGCTCATCATGGCCTTTATTTCGGTGCTCAGGGATTCCTTCCCTATGTTACCATGGCCTTCGCCCTCTGACATTTCTAAAGTATACAAAGTCAGCGAATTAGCGTGTGTTCAAAAAACCACAATTTCAATAGCTTTATTGTTCGGAAAAAacacaatagagaaaaaatacaaaagaacatCCAATTAGCGTTGACTCATTCGCAACGTATTAGCATAAAGCTCAGTTtacactttaaaataaatttttagaCATTTCGCAAAAATCTATTACTCTCCAAAAATTGGATTAAGTATTCACAGCTCACAAACGACTACCAACGAGGGATTAAGCcgtttatatatgtatataaattGAGAATAGTCCCAACTATAAATTGATAAGTTTCATGGCAACGCGTACCAGAAACTGTGAGCTTTGAGCGACTACCACCAAGAGTACAATCGCTAAATCTGAGTTTGTAGTTTTCTTGCTGGACCTTCATGCCCTTGATcggaaagaaaaatatcatACTAAAAGGGTTATTCTTACCTCTTCCTTTGTTAGTTGACATCTTGAAAAGAAACCGACGTCGAGAGCAGATCTCTAGCACAACCGCCCTAGTCACGGCCAACACATGCACTGAGTCACGGCGGTGCGTGCGCATCTCATGGTAACCCGTATGTACGTAATGATTTGATAGAACCATGTTTGAGCCACTTCAAAAGAATTTTGATCAATAAATATCAAATCGAAAAATATATCTCTCTGAAattaaacaattcaaatttgttcaaggaaaaatggaaaatgctCGAGGAAATAAATTTGGCACAGTAATTGAGTCCACAATTATTCAACCATAGTTTATTTACTTAGTCAAACAGTTTCACTTTAATCTCTACTATTCTTACTTTTCTACTTAAAATAACCTTTTGTAAAAAATGATTGTGGATTATCCAAACTTCTTGCCAATTGTTTAAGTTCAGCTTTTCTTTACTTTACATTTACCCTTAAGTAGAGATTGCTGTTTAGTTTATTACATTTATATCTTTTGTAAATAGGCAAAAgaagttaaataaagttaacgGAAAAAAATATCTCTCACAGAAAATTTAAATCACTCACAGCAAATTACAAATTATTGACCATGCTAGGCGTCTTCAGTCACCTCCAGCCAGCGGTGCAAGACGTCGAAGAATATTTTTCATACATGAAGCAGCTACCTGCGAATTTCCGCTCCATTCATGCAGACATTGTTTTTGACTGAGTTTAACTTAACCCATTCACGCCTCTAACGCCTTAGgacgcccccccccccttcccggcccattgacgagtaaaatgaGGGAGAGTGTCACTCTCactgaggagtcaatgggttaagtagcTTTTTCTTCTACCTCAACGAACGAGAaccatgttttgttttcactgtAAGTCTACCTTTGCTGAAGGTTCTAATAACTGCTCCTGGTAAATCatatatatatcctcacagccgtgcAACCAGTCTTgcagtattttgtttttaggtTTTCCCTAGCCATTTTGAATTGCACCTTAAAAGGAAATACGGTATTAAAATGACTAGGGAAAACTAATCTTGTCCACAGCTTGAGCAGTAATTGGAACCTTAAGAAATGGTAGACTTACTGTGATAACAAGACATGGTTCTCGTTCGTTGAGGTAGAAGAAAAAGCTACTTAAGCCATTGACCCCTCAGTGAGAGTGATACTTAataaattttaataattatttatctttttatttAGTTGTTACTATATACTTATGTAAGAAGAAAATTTTCTATTTGTTCTGCCATCTTCTCCCTTAATAGGGtgtgtaaaagtaaataattcaCTTAAATACAGCAATGCCTTTTTCCTGActatatacatatttttaattaataaatGGTGGTCTCCCAACTAGttagctttttagttattttggGAGACCAGCTACTGTTTGGTTTTTGAATTCACATATTTGTTATTTAGCTAACTAGTTACCTTTGCAGAGCAAATAAACCTTGGTAacgttgttcttgttgttgttgactACGTTGAAATTAATAAAGACATACCGAAACTTAAGAAATATCAGATATACCATCCTTATTTTATAATTTCTCTCGTCATGTTACTTCTTCTGTATTTAACTTTATATAGATTTGcgcttttcccctttttttctcttttcttttatattacATAAATGTAGTAAAATCTGTTGAATGACCTCCCTCGATTAGCTATGCTACCTGCGGGCCGGTCTAAATTGTTActtaatttttcaaagaaagataTGAAcgtgttgttgctgttgttgttattaattATGGTAGAACTCAACCTCGAGCTCTTCGCAAATAGGGAAA
Proteins encoded:
- the LOC137981666 gene encoding uncharacterized protein, giving the protein MKKEYLKPENCPMLEAPKVNTMLWGQLKQEPKNLDLSLQKGQGHLMSSLYALLKVCNQLIDKADSKEMLTMLTHAVVLSLSANRQLNLGRMELLRPHLNKNYQALCNPAVPITTNLFGDDLNKQVDDLTKANKIGLKVQDQEKVIIDAQVAEFLSKGILSYSESQDDQIISPVFLRPKPDGTYRVIFNLKALNDSVVYHHFKLDTLEATLPLITPGCYMTSLDLKDAYYSIPIAPEHQRFLKFIWKGVLYQFRCLPMGLTSSPRIFTKALKPVFAYLRGQCGISCAGYIDDSLYQGDTYETCLMNTLTAVQLFISQGFQVHPKKSMVVPTQKIEYLGFVVSSIDMTVRLTEEKVSAIIKRCRDFSRVNKEHSIREVASLVGTLISTFPGVQYGPLHYRSLDRDKMDALKRCKGDYEAYMVLSPESLGELSWWITHVDSSVRKITREDPHSILETDASLTGWGAKWGEMKTQGVWCRSEKDQLINCLELLAIRWGLLSLCHAEHDTHIRIMSDNVTAVCYINAMGGCQSDSCNRIAYDIWQWAIEKSIWLSAAHTPGTENCEADELSRKFNPNLEWSVTDEVFNQILKVFALGPTIDLFASRVNAKLPVYVSWKADPFARYVDAFTLNWASHTFYAFPPFVLVGRCLSKIRGDGATGILIVPMWPTQSYFASLLSMLVDTPRYFKATRKTLTNPLLGEQRHPLQVTLLVCRVSGNPLLSMEFRYKLPTSSCPLGDRHMADSWLVHFGAHSFEVSCCRKLSDDIIVYGRNPEEHDKNRYAVFSRLQEMDARLSFCGHIFNAEDYVNYVCRNAIPKAMTFKVKVQIKVDMILQALAQAIEEEDWSDYRVQAYRNVKEELSI